In the genome of Clostridia bacterium, one region contains:
- a CDS encoding 16S rRNA (uracil(1498)-N(3))-methyltransferase yields MKKIFVDHEDIKDGKVLINGDDLHHIINVLRMQVGQQLNICDKKGNEYIAEIAQINKEQIVCCIKDKVSIDIEPKLKISLFQAIPKSAKMDYIIQKSVEIGVNRIIPIMTKRTIVKLDRNNAKRKVERWKKISENACKQSGRTIIPQIDFPINYNEALFQSKENDLNIIPFVGEQKKSLKSVINDNIDKIISVGIFIGPEGGFDRQEIDAAVSREITPITLGPRILRTETAGIVVASIFLYEFGDIGG; encoded by the coding sequence GTGAAAAAGATTTTTGTGGATCATGAAGATATAAAGGATGGCAAGGTTTTAATAAACGGTGATGACTTGCACCATATAATTAATGTGCTTAGAATGCAAGTAGGACAACAATTGAATATTTGTGATAAGAAGGGCAATGAATATATTGCTGAGATTGCCCAAATCAATAAAGAACAAATTGTGTGCTGCATAAAAGATAAAGTGTCTATAGATATAGAGCCAAAACTAAAAATTTCGTTGTTCCAAGCAATACCGAAATCGGCTAAAATGGATTATATAATTCAAAAAAGTGTCGAGATAGGTGTAAACAGAATTATACCGATAATGACTAAACGAACAATAGTAAAACTAGATAGGAATAATGCTAAAAGAAAAGTAGAAAGATGGAAAAAGATAAGTGAGAATGCGTGTAAACAATCAGGCAGGACCATTATACCTCAGATAGATTTTCCTATCAACTATAATGAGGCATTGTTTCAGTCAAAGGAGAATGATTTAAACATCATTCCCTTTGTTGGGGAGCAAAAAAAATCGTTAAAAAGTGTAATAAATGATAATATTGATAAAATAATAAGTGTGGGCATATTTATAGGGCCTGAAGGTGGTTTTGATAGACAGGAGATAGATGCTGCTGTTTCTAGAGAAATAACACCTATAACACTTGGACCTAGAATACTGCGTACCGAGACAGCAGGTATTGTTGTTGCTTCGATATTTTTATATGAGTTTGGAGATATAGGAGGATAA
- the mtaB gene encoding tRNA (N(6)-L-threonylcarbamoyladenosine(37)-C(2))-methylthiotransferase MtaB — MPKAAFYTLGCKVNQYDTQGIVEQFEQNGYQIVGFDDNADVYVVNTCTVTNISARKSRQMIRRAKRHNKKAIVVVMGCYAQISPKELEGLEDVDIVLGTNKRGQLLYYIDQVKKNRQKISIVDDIKDINQFEEIPISGYQTRTRAFVKIQEGCNQFCSYCIIPYARGRIRSRNQSSIINEVKKLSSEGYKEIVLTGIHIASYGLDTGESGLIDVIEAINEISGIERIRLSSVDPRLLTDEFIERVSIITKMCPHYHVSLQSGCNKILRDMNRRYTTEEYETAIMKLKSAIPNVSVTTDIIVGFPGETADDFKMTCDFVKRIKFSQIHIFKFSPRKGTHAALLDNQVNSKVKEQRSRQLNEIAQQLKYDFMISSKGKKAKVLFEQESPAIEGYYEGHTDNYIKVLSKSDYDIINKIMDVKLTKIFNESIIGDIVQ; from the coding sequence TTGCCAAAAGCCGCATTTTATACTCTAGGGTGTAAAGTTAACCAATACGATACCCAGGGAATTGTAGAACAGTTTGAACAAAACGGATATCAAATAGTTGGATTTGATGATAATGCAGATGTTTATGTTGTAAATACCTGTACTGTTACAAATATTAGTGCTAGAAAATCCAGGCAGATGATAAGGAGAGCAAAACGCCATAACAAAAAAGCTATTGTTGTGGTGATGGGTTGTTATGCTCAAATATCTCCAAAAGAGCTGGAAGGATTGGAAGATGTAGATATAGTTTTGGGTACTAATAAAAGAGGTCAATTGCTTTATTATATTGATCAAGTGAAAAAGAACAGACAAAAAATATCTATTGTTGATGATATAAAGGACATTAATCAATTTGAGGAAATACCTATAAGCGGGTATCAGACAAGAACTAGGGCGTTTGTAAAAATACAGGAAGGTTGTAACCAGTTTTGCTCTTATTGCATAATACCTTATGCAAGGGGACGGATAAGGAGTAGAAATCAAAGCAGTATAATAAACGAAGTAAAGAAGCTTTCTTCTGAAGGATACAAGGAAATTGTGCTTACTGGTATTCATATAGCATCATACGGATTAGATACAGGAGAATCAGGGCTTATAGATGTTATTGAGGCTATAAATGAAATATCTGGTATAGAAAGAATAAGGTTAAGTTCTGTTGATCCACGTTTGTTGACGGACGAGTTTATAGAAAGGGTATCAATCATTACCAAGATGTGTCCACATTACCATGTTTCTTTACAGAGTGGGTGCAATAAAATTTTAAGAGATATGAACAGAAGATACACAACAGAGGAATATGAGACTGCAATAATGAAGTTAAAATCTGCAATTCCAAATGTTTCAGTAACTACAGATATTATAGTGGGATTCCCGGGAGAGACAGCTGATGACTTTAAAATGACTTGTGATTTTGTGAAAAGGATAAAGTTCAGCCAGATACACATATTTAAGTTTTCTCCTAGAAAGGGTACCCATGCAGCTCTATTAGATAATCAGGTGAATTCTAAAGTAAAAGAACAAAGAAGCAGACAGCTGAACGAGATTGCACAACAGTTAAAATATGATTTTATGATTTCGTCTAAAGGCAAGAAAGCTAAAGTATTATTTGAGCAGGAATCGCCTGCAATTGAAGGTTATTATGAAGGGCATACTGATAATTATATTAAAGTATTATCAAAAAGCGATTATGATATTATAAATAAGATAATGGATGTAAAACTTACAAAAATATTTAATGAAAGCATTATTGGTGATATTGTACAATAA
- a CDS encoding histidine triad nucleotide-binding protein gives MQDCIFCKIANKEIPSKILFEDDNIIAFKDIDPKAPVHVLIIPKQHISSLLDIDESNVYVVKEAVKVAKYLAKELGIHQNGFRLVNNCGKDGGQTVEHIHFHLLGGRQLNWPPG, from the coding sequence ATGCAGGATTGCATATTTTGTAAAATTGCCAACAAAGAAATTCCCAGCAAAATATTATTTGAAGATGACAATATCATAGCATTTAAAGACATTGATCCTAAAGCACCTGTACATGTTTTAATAATACCTAAACAGCATATTTCATCTCTTCTTGATATAGATGAAAGCAATGTTTATGTTGTTAAAGAAGCAGTTAAAGTAGCAAAATATCTGGCAAAGGAACTTGGTATCCACCAAAATGGATTTAGGCTTGTTAATAACTGTGGGAAAGATGGAGGACAAACAGTTGAGCACATACACTTCCACCTTTTGGGTGGTAGACAGTTGAATTGGCCTCCAGGCTGA
- the rpsU gene encoding 30S ribosomal protein S21, which translates to MSEIRVGENESLDSALKRFKRKCAKSGVLSEIRKREHYEKPSIKKKKKAEAARKKRRRR; encoded by the coding sequence ATGTCGGAAATCAGAGTGGGGGAAAATGAATCCCTAGACAGTGCTTTAAAAAGATTTAAACGTAAATGTGCAAAATCAGGAGTGCTGTCAGAGATAAGAAAAAGAGAACACTATGAAAAGCCCAGCATAAAGAAAAAGAAAAAGGCAGAGGCTGCAAGAAAAAAGAGAAGAAGAAGATAA
- a CDS encoding GatB/YqeY domain-containing protein translates to MSLKDRLLEDMKSAMKDRQTLRKNAISMTRAAILQVEKDKRVELDDQGVIEIIAKEVKQRRDSIPEFERGNRQDIVDDLKEEINVLMEYLPRQLSESEIMEMVDQTASEVGANSMKDMGKIMSKIMPKVRGRADGSIVSKLVKQYLQTL, encoded by the coding sequence ATGTCTCTCAAAGATAGATTGTTAGAAGATATGAAATCTGCCATGAAGGACAGACAAACTTTAAGAAAGAACGCTATCAGCATGACTAGGGCGGCTATACTTCAAGTCGAAAAAGATAAGAGAGTAGAACTTGATGACCAAGGTGTTATTGAGATCATTGCGAAAGAAGTAAAGCAGCGAAGGGACTCAATCCCTGAATTCGAAAGAGGTAACAGACAAGATATTGTAGATGATTTAAAAGAAGAGATAAATGTCTTGATGGAATATTTACCTCGCCAACTCTCTGAATCTGAAATAATGGAAATGGTAGATCAGACTGCAAGTGAAGTAGGAGCGAATAGCATGAAAGATATGGGAAAGATTATGAGTAAAATAATGCCTAAAGTAAGAGGAAGAGCTGATGGCAGCATTGTTAGTAAATTAGTAAAGCAATATCTACAAACACTTTAA
- a CDS encoding NfeD family protein, producing the protein MYKKNIFIMVLVILVLFLPIYSANAESEDQANICVIPVSGEINPAQAGFVKSAIEKAEAEKFDLIILDINTPGGLIDSAFEIKDAIFDCNIRTISFVNKRALSAGVLLAVSCDKMYMAPGSTIGAAETIPNDEKILSAWKEDVISAAEVNGKDADIVSAMIDRDVEIEGLIDKGKLLTLSSTKAQQIGFSDGTFQNISKIAEVQGFDSYKAQRVDSDFKVNLAKMVSSAYVAPFLLSIGIISLIIEIFAAGFGLAGTISIVSFSLYFWGNILAGNADWGAVILFLAGLMLLLIELGIPGFGVVGAGGIICVILSIFLASSSPQSALISLVTAIILSIIILPITFKYVSKSKIFDKIILRYSQKDDSGNIGWSKYQDYLDKSGYALTDLRPSGAVDVNGEKIDVVSEGEFIDRGSEVKVVRVEGRKIVVKKI; encoded by the coding sequence ATGTATAAAAAAAATATATTTATCATGGTTCTAGTTATACTTGTATTGTTTCTGCCAATTTATTCAGCAAATGCAGAATCAGAGGACCAGGCGAATATATGTGTTATACCTGTAAGCGGTGAAATCAATCCTGCACAGGCAGGCTTTGTTAAAAGCGCTATTGAGAAAGCGGAAGCAGAGAAATTCGATCTTATAATATTAGATATAAATACTCCTGGTGGACTGATAGACTCAGCTTTTGAGATAAAAGATGCTATATTCGATTGTAATATTAGAACAATATCCTTTGTGAATAAGCGCGCTTTATCTGCAGGCGTCCTGTTAGCTGTATCCTGTGATAAAATGTATATGGCACCAGGCAGTACAATAGGCGCTGCTGAAACAATACCAAATGATGAGAAAATATTGTCTGCATGGAAAGAGGATGTAATCAGTGCGGCTGAGGTAAATGGTAAGGATGCAGATATTGTATCAGCTATGATAGATAGGGATGTTGAAATTGAAGGGTTGATAGACAAAGGGAAATTGCTGACCTTGTCTTCTACAAAGGCACAACAAATAGGATTTAGTGACGGAACATTTCAAAACATATCAAAAATAGCTGAAGTTCAAGGGTTTGATTCTTATAAAGCACAACGGGTTGATTCTGATTTTAAGGTTAATTTAGCTAAAATGGTAAGCAGCGCTTATGTTGCACCTTTTTTATTGAGCATAGGGATAATCAGTCTTATAATAGAAATTTTTGCTGCAGGCTTTGGATTAGCAGGAACTATAAGTATAGTATCATTTTCATTGTATTTTTGGGGTAATATACTAGCCGGTAATGCAGATTGGGGTGCGGTTATTTTATTTTTAGCAGGTCTTATGCTATTGTTGATTGAATTAGGTATACCAGGTTTTGGGGTGGTGGGTGCAGGCGGAATAATATGTGTGATATTAAGTATATTCTTGGCTTCTTCTAGTCCTCAAAGCGCATTAATTTCATTGGTTACAGCTATTATACTTAGCATAATAATATTGCCGATAACATTTAAATATGTTTCAAAAAGCAAAATATTTGATAAAATAATATTAAGATATTCACAGAAAGACGATTCAGGGAATATAGGCTGGTCAAAATATCAGGATTATCTTGATAAATCCGGTTATGCATTGACCGACTTAAGACCTTCAGGGGCGGTTGATGTAAATGGAGAGAAAATCGATGTGGTATCGGAAGGAGAATTCATTGATAGAGGATCTGAAGTAAAGGTAGTAAGAGTTGAAGGCAGAAAAATAGTTGTTAAAAAAATTTAA
- the floA gene encoding flotillin-like protein FloA (flotillin-like protein involved in membrane lipid rafts) produces the protein MFEGLIALVILVVIIIIALIALFTFIPVGLWISALAAGVKVGIFTLVGMRLRRVVPQKIVNPLIKANKAGLDMSINKLEAHHLAGGNVDKVVNALIASQRADIELQFERAAAIDLAGRDVLQAVKMSVNPRVIETPNVAAVAKDGIEVIVKARVTVRANIDRLVGGAGEETIIARVGEGIVTTVGSSPTHKEVLENPDSISKTVLNKGLDSGTAFEILSIDIADVDVGRNIGAQLQTDQAEADKRIAQARAEERRAMAVAKEQEMIAAVQEMKAKVVEAEAEVPKAMAKALSEGKLGVMDYYNMKNILADTGMREAISKIGNDGKHEE, from the coding sequence ATGTTTGAAGGTTTGATTGCATTAGTTATTTTGGTAGTGATAATTATCATTGCGCTAATAGCGTTGTTCACTTTTATCCCAGTAGGCCTTTGGATTTCTGCCCTTGCGGCAGGGGTAAAAGTAGGTATTTTTACTCTTGTGGGAATGAGGCTGAGAAGGGTTGTTCCACAAAAAATAGTAAACCCTCTTATTAAGGCAAATAAAGCAGGCTTGGATATGTCGATAAATAAATTGGAGGCTCATCATTTGGCAGGAGGGAATGTAGATAAAGTTGTAAATGCCTTGATAGCTTCTCAAAGAGCTGATATCGAACTGCAGTTTGAACGTGCTGCGGCTATCGATCTTGCGGGGAGAGATGTTTTACAGGCTGTAAAGATGAGCGTTAATCCCAGAGTCATTGAAACACCTAATGTGGCAGCAGTTGCTAAAGATGGTATAGAAGTAATAGTAAAAGCACGTGTTACAGTAAGGGCCAATATTGATCGACTGGTAGGGGGCGCTGGGGAAGAAACAATTATAGCTAGAGTGGGAGAAGGCATAGTTACAACTGTAGGATCTTCACCAACACATAAAGAAGTGCTGGAAAATCCCGATTCGATTTCCAAGACTGTTTTAAACAAAGGACTGGATTCAGGAACGGCTTTTGAAATACTGTCTATTGATATTGCAGATGTAGATGTGGGAAGAAATATTGGAGCTCAATTACAGACTGATCAAGCAGAAGCGGATAAGAGAATTGCACAGGCCCGAGCAGAGGAAAGGAGAGCTATGGCAGTTGCCAAAGAACAAGAGATGATAGCAGCTGTACAGGAAATGAAGGCTAAAGTTGTAGAAGCTGAAGCAGAGGTGCCTAAGGCCATGGCTAAAGCTTTAAGCGAAGGGAAACTGGGCGTTATGGACTATTACAATATGAAGAACATCCTAGCAGACACAGGTATGAGGGAAGCTATTTCTAAAATCGGTAATGACGGTAAACATGAAGAATAA
- the yqfC gene encoding sporulation protein YqfC — protein sequence MDSKKTDNIKALLSEMLELPKDVMLDLPRITMIGNLQMYIENHKGIIEYNLQRARINTSIGIIRIVGRDLSISKIRTDEIIVAGQIENVEFIF from the coding sequence ATGGACAGCAAAAAAACAGATAATATAAAAGCTTTGCTTTCAGAAATGCTAGAGCTTCCCAAAGATGTAATGTTAGATTTACCTAGGATAACTATGATTGGAAACTTGCAGATGTATATAGAAAATCATAAAGGGATTATAGAATATAATTTACAAAGAGCAAGAATAAATACAAGCATTGGAATTATAAGAATTGTTGGCAGGGATCTTTCAATAAGTAAAATACGAACAGACGAAATAATCGTGGCAGGTCAGATTGAAAACGTTGAGTTTATTTTTTGA
- the yqfD gene encoding sporulation protein YqfD, whose translation MKIELWSYVRGYVIIKIEGLSVEKFLNLAVREDIHIWDVHKLSHIVLTAKATVKDFKRLSNIAQKVKCNISIIEKKGLPFIIYRLKIRKMLAAGAVLFLLILYYLSSFIWDIEIQGIKTVDENYVIDKLNEYGVKIGVKKRSIDTNLLENNLLLNLTEFSWIGIEIRGTKIIVNVVESIEKPEIIDDQVPCDIIAVKDAMVETIVAFNGNAVVQPGDIVKKGDILITGIIELDQERCFYVHSMGEIIGRVWYESDAEQDLQEIKVIRTGNKDERKILKVSDLELIIKERDQDFNKYQKQTNEKKLINSNIFDFPIYIKSEIYYETYEKKEKINIEQAQNIVKDKALQKIMDRIPPNTKIVDKQFSFSIIGKKRIKVKAIIEALENIGNKHPININQEENSIE comes from the coding sequence TTGAAAATAGAATTGTGGAGTTATGTAAGAGGTTATGTTATTATAAAAATAGAAGGATTATCGGTAGAAAAATTTTTAAATTTGGCTGTCCGTGAAGACATCCATATCTGGGATGTACACAAGCTCAGTCATATAGTTTTAACAGCAAAAGCCACAGTTAAAGATTTTAAAAGATTAAGCAATATAGCTCAAAAGGTTAAATGTAATATTTCAATAATAGAAAAAAAAGGACTGCCTTTTATTATTTATAGGTTAAAGATAAGGAAGATGCTTGCAGCAGGGGCTGTGCTGTTTTTGTTAATATTGTATTATCTGTCTTCTTTTATTTGGGATATAGAAATTCAGGGTATTAAAACGGTAGATGAAAATTATGTAATTGATAAATTAAATGAGTATGGAGTAAAGATAGGTGTAAAAAAACGAAGCATAGATACCAATCTGCTGGAGAATAACTTGCTATTAAATCTCACTGAGTTTAGCTGGATAGGCATAGAGATTAGAGGTACTAAGATTATTGTCAATGTAGTAGAAAGTATAGAAAAGCCGGAAATAATAGACGATCAAGTACCATGTGATATAATTGCAGTAAAGGATGCTATGGTAGAAACTATAGTTGCTTTTAATGGGAATGCTGTTGTACAGCCGGGGGATATTGTAAAAAAGGGTGATATCCTTATAACAGGTATTATTGAATTGGACCAAGAACGCTGTTTTTATGTACATTCAATGGGTGAAATTATAGGAAGGGTTTGGTATGAATCTGATGCGGAACAGGATTTGCAAGAAATCAAAGTAATTCGTACAGGCAATAAAGATGAAAGGAAAATTTTAAAAGTATCCGATCTGGAGTTAATTATTAAGGAGAGGGATCAAGACTTTAACAAGTATCAAAAACAAACCAATGAAAAAAAACTTATAAATAGCAACATATTTGATTTTCCTATATATATAAAGAGTGAGATATACTATGAAACATATGAAAAAAAAGAAAAGATAAATATAGAGCAAGCGCAAAACATCGTTAAAGATAAAGCTTTGCAAAAAATAATGGATAGAATACCCCCAAATACCAAAATAGTTGACAAACAGTTCAGTTTTAGTATCATAGGGAAAAAGAGAATAAAGGTAAAAGCTATTATAGAAGCATTAGAAAATATAGGCAATAAACATCCTATCAATATCAATCAGGAGGAAAACAGTATTGAGTGA
- a CDS encoding PhoH family protein, with amino-acid sequence MSDQLKEKTIKVESVDQVINLFGSQDRNIKVLEHKLNVSVVLREDEIKISGDRYGVELAQKVIKKLLEVIKSGEIVDTYKIKYAIKLAKVGKEHFLTDSSSDVACITYKGRPIKCKTLGQRLYLNSMLKNDIVFSIGPAGTGKTYLAMAAAVKAFKDKSVYRIILTRPAVEAGEKLGFLPGDLQNKVDPYLRPLYDALYDIIGGEAFDKYMERGLIEVAPLAYMRGRTLNDSFIILDEAQNTTPEQMKMFLTRMGFGSKVVVTGDITQTDLPNGKFSGLKQAIKILQNINGIDFVYLDENDVVRHELVKKIIRAYDTYKEETN; translated from the coding sequence TTGAGTGATCAACTAAAAGAGAAAACCATAAAGGTAGAGTCTGTAGATCAAGTAATAAATTTGTTTGGTAGTCAGGATAGAAATATAAAGGTGCTGGAACACAAGTTAAATGTGAGTGTAGTGTTGAGAGAAGATGAAATTAAAATCAGTGGAGACAGGTATGGCGTCGAGTTAGCGCAAAAGGTGATAAAAAAACTATTAGAAGTTATTAAATCTGGTGAAATAGTAGATACCTACAAGATAAAATATGCCATAAAACTTGCGAAAGTCGGTAAAGAACACTTTTTAACCGATTCGTCATCAGATGTTGCTTGTATCACTTATAAAGGAAGGCCAATAAAATGCAAAACTCTCGGCCAAAGATTATATCTGAACTCAATGCTGAAGAATGATATTGTTTTTTCGATTGGTCCGGCAGGGACGGGCAAGACTTATCTTGCAATGGCTGCTGCAGTCAAGGCATTTAAGGACAAGAGCGTTTATCGAATAATTCTTACTAGACCAGCTGTAGAGGCAGGTGAAAAACTGGGTTTTTTGCCAGGGGATCTTCAAAATAAAGTTGATCCTTATTTAAGGCCTTTATATGATGCATTATATGACATTATAGGTGGCGAAGCTTTTGATAAATATATGGAAAGAGGTTTGATAGAAGTAGCACCACTGGCTTATATGAGAGGCAGAACGCTGAATGATTCTTTTATAATTTTAGACGAGGCTCAAAATACTACCCCAGAACAGATGAAAATGTTTTTGACTAGGATGGGGTTTGGTTCAAAAGTTGTGGTTACAGGTGATATAACTCAGACCGATCTGCCGAATGGCAAATTTTCTGGATTAAAACAAGCTATTAAAATATTGCAGAATATAAATGGTATTGATTTTGTATATCTAGATGAAAATGATGTGGTAAGACATGAGCTGGTGAAAAAGATAATAAGAGCTTATGATACTTACAAAGAAGAAACAAATTAA
- a CDS encoding HDIG domain-containing protein, whose product MPSTGLKLDKRPKISINKFKSSNSLKNILVAIVTYIIIFIIILSSIMPERYDVKAGEVAQQNIKATKDVVDILTTDRLKEQAMEKVMDTYKLDTDITQNAIDQYNDFFNILKNIRQNAQSMQDDTVEQKNVNDNISTDIPDENQQFFLKYKDEFPFKVSTKDLTTAFTSDIEEINLIQSEGLSLLKKIMSAGIKSDSLYQAKSDILVELQDLDISNEVRTLGYNIICSAIKPNLIYDETTTTMEREKAAEKVEKQIYKKGQNIIKEGEIITREQIAVLDSLGILKNEKIDFTIYIGIGIIIFMLELIVILYLVLYERKLIEKPSYMLLLSCLSILFLFVAYLTAKINLYLIPVSAFAMLLCILINARIAIVINVVLVLLIGLATGNDVNFIIISIVAGSIGVYKVANSQQRNSLVWAGLIVGMTNFLMMLSLGIISNTEINSILSESIWGVGNGVLSSVLTIGTLPMWENLFGIITHVKLLELSNPNQPVLKKLLVEAPGTYHHSIIVSNLAERAAEAVMGNPVLARVGAYYHDIGKLKRPYFFKENQLNNQNPHDKINPNLSTLIITSHTKDGLEIAKRNKLPKVLCDIIVQHHGTTLVAYFYHKAKTKNKTDEIYEENFRYPGPKPQTKESAVIMLADSVEAAVRAMNGAGKGEIDGFIRKIIKEKLDDGQLDESDLTLKDLNKIALAFSEVLVGIFHERIEYPDLNSKHEVE is encoded by the coding sequence ATGCCATCTACAGGGTTAAAACTGGACAAGCGTCCAAAAATCTCTATAAATAAGTTCAAGAGCAGCAATTCGTTGAAAAATATCCTTGTTGCTATTGTGACATATATAATAATTTTTATAATTATTTTATCCAGCATAATGCCAGAAAGGTATGATGTTAAGGCTGGAGAGGTAGCACAGCAAAATATAAAGGCTACAAAAGATGTTGTGGATATATTGACTACTGACCGGTTGAAAGAACAAGCAATGGAAAAAGTGATGGATACTTATAAATTAGATACCGATATAACTCAAAATGCCATAGACCAATATAATGATTTTTTTAATATTTTAAAAAATATCAGACAAAACGCCCAATCTATGCAAGATGATACTGTAGAACAAAAAAATGTTAATGATAACATTTCAACAGATATACCAGATGAAAACCAACAATTTTTTTTAAAATACAAGGACGAATTCCCTTTTAAAGTATCTACTAAGGATTTGACAACTGCATTTACATCGGATATAGAAGAGATTAACCTCATTCAATCAGAAGGTTTATCGTTGCTCAAAAAAATTATGAGTGCTGGGATTAAGTCAGACTCACTTTACCAAGCAAAAAGTGATATACTGGTTGAACTCCAAGATTTGGATATCTCGAACGAGGTAAGAACATTAGGTTATAATATAATTTGTTCTGCTATTAAACCTAATTTAATATATGATGAAACTACTACCACTATGGAGAGAGAAAAAGCTGCTGAAAAGGTAGAAAAACAGATATATAAGAAGGGCCAAAATATAATAAAAGAAGGAGAGATAATAACTCGGGAGCAGATTGCAGTACTTGATAGTCTCGGTATTCTAAAGAATGAAAAGATAGATTTTACCATATATATTGGAATCGGAATTATAATATTTATGTTGGAACTAATAGTCATATTGTATTTAGTACTGTATGAAAGAAAATTGATTGAAAAGCCCAGTTATATGTTGCTACTGAGCTGTTTATCAATTTTATTTTTATTCGTGGCATATTTGACAGCAAAGATCAACCTTTATCTTATACCTGTTTCTGCATTTGCTATGCTTTTATGTATATTGATAAATGCGCGAATAGCTATTGTAATAAATGTAGTTTTAGTACTTTTGATCGGGTTAGCAACAGGCAATGATGTAAATTTCATTATAATTTCAATTGTGGCAGGTTCAATAGGTGTATATAAGGTAGCAAATTCTCAACAGAGAAATTCACTGGTATGGGCTGGGCTGATAGTAGGTATGACTAATTTCCTGATGATGCTATCTCTTGGGATAATATCAAATACAGAGATAAATAGTATATTAAGCGAGAGTATTTGGGGTGTTGGCAATGGGGTGTTGTCATCTGTTTTAACAATCGGAACATTGCCGATGTGGGAGAACCTTTTTGGTATAATAACACATGTAAAACTGCTTGAGTTATCAAACCCTAACCAGCCGGTACTAAAAAAACTATTAGTAGAGGCTCCTGGAACATATCATCATAGTATAATCGTGAGTAATCTTGCTGAAAGGGCAGCGGAAGCAGTAATGGGGAATCCTGTATTGGCTAGGGTGGGTGCGTACTATCATGATATAGGAAAGTTAAAGAGACCGTATTTTTTCAAGGAAAATCAATTAAACAACCAAAACCCTCATGACAAAATAAATCCAAATCTAAGTACTTTGATTATTACATCACATACAAAAGATGGACTGGAAATAGCCAAGAGGAATAAGCTTCCTAAAGTGTTATGTGATATCATAGTCCAGCATCATGGAACTACTTTAGTGGCATATTTTTACCATAAGGCGAAAACAAAAAATAAAACCGATGAAATATATGAGGAAAATTTTAGATACCCAGGCCCCAAACCTCAAACTAAAGAATCGGCGGTTATCATGCTTGCTGATTCTGTTGAGGCTGCTGTTAGAGCAATGAATGGGGCGGGAAAGGGAGAAATAGACGGATTCATAAGAAAGATAATCAAGGAAAAACTAGATGATGGACAATTAGATGAATCTGATCTGACATTAAAAGATTTAAATAAAATAGCATTGGCTTTTTCTGAAGTCTTGGTAGGAATTTTCCACGAGCGAATAGAGTATCCAGATTTAAATTCAAAACATGAGGTGGAATAG
- the ybeY gene encoding rRNA maturation RNase YbeY — translation MVLIDNRQDTYDMSEYNNLINIVVQEVFKQEDIAINFEVSVSIVDECEIKYLNYEYRKTDKVTDVLSFPLYDLKPGKPIDIDKLDCIPGEEAPLGDIVICFSKAVEQSIEYAHSVQRELSYLLVHGTLHLLGYDHMDEEQTKIMRDKEEKVLDALSIRR, via the coding sequence ATGGTGCTAATAGACAATAGACAAGATACTTATGATATGAGTGAATACAATAATTTAATAAATATTGTAGTTCAAGAGGTGTTTAAACAGGAAGATATAGCAATAAATTTTGAAGTCAGCGTGTCGATAGTGGACGAATGCGAGATAAAATATCTGAATTATGAATATAGAAAAACAGATAAAGTTACTGATGTATTGTCTTTTCCCCTATATGACCTTAAGCCGGGCAAACCTATAGATATCGATAAATTAGATTGTATTCCAGGTGAAGAGGCGCCTTTAGGTGATATAGTCATTTGTTTTTCCAAGGCGGTTGAACAGTCTATCGAATACGCCCATTCAGTTCAAAGGGAGCTATCTTATTTGTTAGTTCATGGGACTTTGCATTTATTGGGCTATGACCATATGGATGAGGAACAAACAAAGATAATGAGGGATAAAGAAGAAAAAGTATTAGATGCTCTATCTATTAGAAGATAG